In the genome of Cryptomeria japonica chromosome 8, Sugi_1.0, whole genome shotgun sequence, one region contains:
- the LOC131069312 gene encoding BAHD acyltransferase DCR produces the protein MIRVNTKRTVFPRIPSEAEQIEVLPLELEMLFCHYIQQGLLYQIPPADFSSHVDRLAETLSRLLVKFYPLAGRLTTSPVDGGIYILCNDSGVDFIEAEAEDLSIADLTTADVAPAVEELFALSGALNLEGHHLPLLAVQVTRLKDGIAVCCTVSHSVADGSSFWHLFNSWAHLCRTDGNKIPANPVYDRSLLNLGGPPVKLGFDPDGHIPRFCPPPLRIKIFHFSAKAISRLKEQVNRGSPVTISSFQALCGHLWRAITRARGLGPDEQTNIWVSVNLRSRLRPQLPSSYFGSVIQNIFATATARELSSFPLSFPAGLLNGIISGHMDEAIRKMIDEWRKQPIVITLDQIQKNCIVIGNSPRFEMYENDFGWGRPVAVRSGMANHFDGKVSVHPSREGGGSVELEVCLPPATMNKLEDDPDFTSA, from the exons atgatTCGTGTCAATACAAAGCGCACTGTATTTCCCAGAATCCCATCTGAAGCTGAACAGATTGAAGTGTTACCCTTAGAATTAGAAATGCTCTTCTGCCACTATATTCAGCAAGGCCTCCTCTATCAAATCCCCCCTGCCGACTTTTCCTCTCATGTAGATCGTCTTGCTGAAACCCTTTCCCGTCTGCTCGTAAAATTTTATCCGTTGGCCGGTCGGTTAACAACCAGTCCTGTGGATGGAGGTATTTATATCCTCTGCAACGACTCCGGCGTAGATTTCATTGAAGCCGAGGCAGAAGACCTAAGTATTGCTGATCTGACCACAGCAGACGTGGCGCCGGCTGTCGAAGAACTATTCGCTCTCTCAGGCGCCCTCAATTTGGAAGGCCATCACCTTCCTTTGCTTGCAGTCCAG GTAACTCGCCTGAAAGACGGAATCGCAGTGTGTTGCACGGTCAGCCACTCCGTAGCCGACGGAAGTTCCTTCTGGCATTTATTCAACTCCTGGGCCCACCTCTGTCGTACGGACGGCAACAAAATCCCCGCTAATCCCGTTTACGACCGTTCATTGCTAAACCTCGGCGGGCCCCCGGTTAAGCTTGGCTTCGACCCGGACGGTCACATCCCAAGGTTTTGCCCGCCTCCACTTCGGATTAAAATCTTCCATTTCAGCGCCAAAGCGATCAGCCGCTTAAAGGAGCAGGTCAACCGGGGTTCACCAGTTACAATCTCTTCCTTCCAGGCACTATGCGGTCATTTGTGGCGAGCAATCACACGTGCCCGGGGTCTCGGCCCGGACGAGCAGACAAATATTTGGGTGTCCGTCAACTTGCGGTCACGGCTTCGTCCTCAGTTGCCAAGCTCATACTTTGGCAGCGTTATTCAGAACATATTCGCGACCGCTACGGCTAGAGAGCTTAGCAGTTTCCCCCTATCCTTCCCTGCTGGTTTGTTGAACGGTATAATTAGTGGTCACATGGACGAGGCTATCAGGAAAATGATTGATGAGTGGCGTAAGCAGCCAATTGTGATTACGCTGGATCAGATACAGAAAAATTGTATTGTAATAGGGAACTCTCCGCGGTTTGAGATGTATGAGAATGATTTTGGGTGGGGACGGCCCGTGGCGGTTAGGAGTGGGATGGCCAATCATTTTGACGGGAAGGTGTCGGTTCATCCCAGTAGAGAAGGTGGAGGAAGTGTTGAATTGGAGGTTTGCCTTCCTCCGGCGACTATGAACAAATTGGAAGATGATCCCGACTTTACTTCTGCTTGA